One Coregonus clupeaformis isolate EN_2021a chromosome 21, ASM2061545v1, whole genome shotgun sequence DNA window includes the following coding sequences:
- the LOC121535443 gene encoding eukaryotic translation initiation factor 3 subunit F — MSVYGPVVKIHPVVLASIGDSYERRNEGASRVIGTLLGTIDKHSVEVTNCFSVPHNESEDEVAVDMEFAKNMYELHKRVSPSEVIVGWYATGFEITEHSVLIHEYYSREATNPIHMTMDTALQSGKMNIRAYVSAQMGVPGKTVGVMFTPLSVKYKYYDTERIGVDLLQRTRDAPNTTNGLTSDLCQVGGAAGRVQDMLATVLTYIEDVLSGKQTADNSVGRYLMDLVNKVPKITAEDFETMLNSNINDLLMVTYLSNLTQAQIALNEKIVVL; from the exons ATGTCGGTGTATGGCCCCGTGGTGAAAATTCACCCTGTTGTTCTCGCCTCCATCGGCGACTCTTACGAAAGGAGAAATGAGGGAGCGAGTCGTGTGATCGGAACCCTGCTTG GTACAATTGACAAGCACTCTGTTGAGGTCACCAACTGTTTCTCCGTCCCCCACAATGAGTCTGAAGATGAG GTTGCTGTGGACATGGAGTTTGCCAAGAACATGTATGAGCTTCATAAGAGGGTGTCACCCAGCGAGGTCATCGTTGGATG gtatgccactggctttgagatCACTGAGCACTCAGTGTTGATCCATGAGTATTACAGCCGAGAGGCCACAAACCCCATTCACATGACCATGGACACCGCCCTGCAGAGTGGCAAGATGAACATCCGTGCCTACGTCAG TGCCCAGATGGGTGTGCCGGGAAAGACTGTCGGTGTGATGTTCACCCCCCTGAGTGTGAAATACAAGTATTACGACACAGAGAGGATAGGTG TTGACCTTCTCCAGAGAACGAGAGATGCTCCTAACACCACCAATgggctgacctctgacctctgccaGGTGGGCGGGGCAGCAGGCCGCGTTCAGGACATGCTGGCCACTGTACTGACCTACATTGAGGATGTGTTG TCTGGTAAGCAGACGGCAGATAACAGTGTTGGACGGTACCTGATGGATCTGGTCAACAAGGTTCCTAAGATCACAGCAGAGGACTTTGAGACCATGCTCAACTCCAACATCAAT GACCTGTTGATGGTGACCTATCTATCTAACCTGACTCAAGCACAGATCGCCCTGAATGAGAAGATCGTGGTACTCTGA